ATGGAGATGTGCGTCATGGCGCTGCCGGGGGCGGCTCCGTGCCAGTGCTTGACCTTGGCCGGGCAGATGACCACGTCTCCGGCCCTGATCTCCTGGATGGGCTTGCCCCATTCCTGGGTCAGGCCGATCCCGGCGGTGACGATGAGCACCTGCCCCACAGGGTGGACATGCCAGTGGGACCGGGCGCCGGGCTCAAAGGTGACGCTGCCGCCGCTGGAGCGCATGGCGTTGTTGGCGGCGTACAGGGGATCGATGCGCACGGTCCCGGTGAAAAAGCGGGGAGAACCTTTGACGGGCGTCTGCTGCCCGCAGCGGATGATCGTCTGGCCGCGTTCCTGGGCGGATACGCTGGCAGGCTCGGTGCAGACAGCGGCCAGCAGGCCGCCGCACAGGGCAAGCAGGGAAAGGAAACGTCGCATGACATGACCTCCTGTCAGGACAGGGAAACAAGATCGTAGCGGGCATGGCCCATGCCCAGGGCCTCCATGTATTCCAGCTGGCGCAGACCGCTGCGGCTTTCGATGCGTTCCACGAGATCATGGCGCTGCCTTTCGGGCAGGGCATAGACCATGTCCACGGACGCCTGGTCCACGGCCAGCAGATCGGTGGAGGCCAGGATGCCGATATCCGGGGCGGTGGGTTCGGCGGCGCCGGTCCCCGCGCAGTCGCAGTCCACGGACATGCGGCGCAGGACATTGATGTACGCCATATGTCCTTTGAAGTGGGTGGTAATGGCCTTGCCGCCTTCCACCATGCGCTCCATGAACAGCGGGCCGCCCGCCCACAGATTGGTGCCGTCGCTGTGCAGCTGCGCCTTGCCGGTCTTGCCGGAAGCGCAGCCGATGGCGATATTCTTGAGCGAACCGCCAAAACCGCCCATCGTATGGCCCTTGAAGTGGGTCAGCACCAGCATGGAATCATAGTTGAGCAGGTTCTTGCCCACGGCCACTTCCTTGAGGTGCCGTCCGCCGGGGATGGGCAGGGAGACGTCGCCGTCGGCATCCATGATGTCCACCGGGCAGAAGGTCCAGCCGTTGGTCCGCAGGGTCTCGCGATGGCCTTCCGTGGTCTGGCGGGGACTGGGGTAGAGGACGTTGCACTCCACGATGGTGCTGTCCGGGATGCGGGCCTGCAGGGCCCGCACCATGTCGCGCGGCAGGATGTTGGGGCCGTGGGGCTCACCGGTGTGGAGCTTGATGGCTATGCGCCCCTGCAACGGGGCACAGACCTTTTCATAGATGCGCAGCAGGCTCTCCGTCGTGATCTCGGACGTGAAGTACACGGTGGCCTTCGTTTCCGAGGGTCGGGCCTGCAGCGGCAGACTGTGGACAGCCAGGGAACCCAGGGCAAGGCCGCCCGCCTTGATGAACTGTCGTCTGTTCACGGACATGGTATTTCCTCCGTCGTTGGGTGTGGGAACATCAGCGTAAGGCGAGCACCCTGCGGGCCACAACGCGGGCCGCATCCGCCTCCTGCCTGCCGACACGGGCCGCCAGCAGGTCAAGGAAGCCCTCCAGCTCCTGCTGGTCCAGCCCGCAGTTCATGGCTGCCCCCATATGGAATTGCAGCTGGCCTCCCAGCCCGGGCAGGCTGGCCAGGGCGGCGATGGTGCACAGTTCGCGTTCTTTGCGGTCGAGCACGTCACGGGCGAAGATGTCCGCAAAAAGATGTTCCTTCAGAAAGGTATCGATGACCGGGGCAAAGGCCAGGACGCCGGACGGGGGCTGGATCTCCTTTTGTCCGCCAAGGTCGGCCCGGACACGGGCGCCGTACGCCTCCCGGTCCAGGTCAGGCGGCAGGGGAGAGGCGGCCTTTCCTTCGGTGTCCGTGATGCCCCGGGCACGGCGCTGCTCCAGGACTTCCATGAAGACCTGCAGCCCGTTCAGGCTGCGGGGAAAGCCGATGTAGGCATACAGATGGGTCAGGACTTCCTTGATCTCATTGATGCTCAACCCGGCATCCAGCGCCTGGTCCAGGGCAGGGCGCAGGCGGTCCAGATCGCCGCGGGCGGTGTAGGCGGACACGAGCACCATGCTCTGCTGCCGCCCGTCAAGGCCTTTGGCCGGGCTGTTCTCCGCCTGCAGCAGCGGGAACAGGAACATGAGGATGACCAGGAGGGGAAGAAGGTATCTGCGTCGCATGGCAAGCTCCTTGAGGAAGATCATGGAACGAACCTAGCGCGCCCGCGGCGGGGGGGAAATATCCGATCGACGCTAAAAATTGTCTGATCGTCGCAACGACGGAGGAAAGACGGAAAAAAGGAAGGAAAGGCGGCCATCCGCTCACGGGGCGGGGATGGGCGCCTGTATGGCGGCCGCCGGGCGGCATAAAAAAGGGACGGCTGTTGCCGTCCCTGTGAAGATCGTTGGCCTGATGCGGCTAGACGTTGAACAGGAAGTGCATGACGTCGCCGTCCTGCACCACATATTCCTTGCCTTCCACGCGCAGCACGCCGTCGGAACGGCAGGCGGCCTCGCTTTCGTGGCTCATGTAGTCGGCATAGGAGATGACTTCGGCACGGATGAAACCGCGTTCAAAGTCGGTATGGATGACACCGGCGGCCTGGGGAGCCTTCCAGCCCTTGTGGATGGTCCAGGCGC
This is a stretch of genomic DNA from Desulfovibrio piger. It encodes these proteins:
- a CDS encoding cupin domain-containing protein, producing the protein MRRFLSLLALCGGLLAAVCTEPASVSAQERGQTIIRCGQQTPVKGSPRFFTGTVRIDPLYAANNAMRSSGGSVTFEPGARSHWHVHPVGQVLIVTAGIGLTQEWGKPIQEIRAGDVVICPAKVKHWHGAAPGSAMTHISICEETEPGKVVEWLEPVTDSQYAGR
- a CDS encoding DUF362 domain-containing protein; the protein is MSVNRRQFIKAGGLALGSLAVHSLPLQARPSETKATVYFTSEITTESLLRIYEKVCAPLQGRIAIKLHTGEPHGPNILPRDMVRALQARIPDSTIVECNVLYPSPRQTTEGHRETLRTNGWTFCPVDIMDADGDVSLPIPGGRHLKEVAVGKNLLNYDSMLVLTHFKGHTMGGFGGSLKNIAIGCASGKTGKAQLHSDGTNLWAGGPLFMERMVEGGKAITTHFKGHMAYINVLRRMSVDCDCAGTGAAEPTAPDIGILASTDLLAVDQASVDMVYALPERQRHDLVERIESRSGLRQLEYMEALGMGHARYDLVSLS
- a CDS encoding carboxymuconolactone decarboxylase family protein yields the protein MRRRYLLPLLVILMFLFPLLQAENSPAKGLDGRQQSMVLVSAYTARGDLDRLRPALDQALDAGLSINEIKEVLTHLYAYIGFPRSLNGLQVFMEVLEQRRARGITDTEGKAASPLPPDLDREAYGARVRADLGGQKEIQPPSGVLAFAPVIDTFLKEHLFADIFARDVLDRKERELCTIAALASLPGLGGQLQFHMGAAMNCGLDQQELEGFLDLLAARVGRQEADAARVVARRVLALR